Proteins encoded in a region of the Prochlorothrix hollandica PCC 9006 = CALU 1027 genome:
- a CDS encoding phosphomannose isomerase type II C-terminal cupin domain produces MSSPTTTPALSSPPIPVTTAAMASDQRPWGSFTVLEENRGYKIKRIEVKPGHRLSLQMHHHRSEHWIVVSGTAKVICGDQEMLLSSNQSTYVPPCTAHRLENPGVLPLVLIEVQNGEYLGEDDIVRFQDDYARTPDPEDFPSA; encoded by the coding sequence ATGAGTTCCCCCACCACCACCCCCGCCCTTTCCAGCCCCCCCATCCCTGTCACCACCGCTGCCATGGCCTCAGACCAGCGCCCCTGGGGTTCCTTTACGGTGTTGGAAGAAAACCGAGGTTACAAAATCAAGCGCATTGAAGTCAAACCAGGGCACCGTCTCAGCTTGCAGATGCACCACCACCGCAGCGAGCATTGGATTGTGGTGTCAGGCACCGCTAAGGTGATCTGTGGGGATCAGGAAATGCTCCTGTCCAGCAACCAGTCCACCTATGTGCCCCCCTGCACGGCCCACCGCTTGGAAAACCCCGGCGTTTTGCCCCTGGTGCTGATTGAAGTCCAAAATGGTGAGTATTTAGGGGAAGATGACATTGTGCGCTTTCAGGATGACTATGCCCGCACCCCTGACCCTGAGGATTTCCCGTCGGCCTAA